From Leptospira yasudae:
TTTTGTTGATTATTCTCGTCGGATTTTTTCGAAATCATGGCGCATTGCAGTATTTCCGCTTCGATCGCTGGCGAGGATTTATCCCGTAAAATTACGATCCTTCCGAATCGAACGGGATTAGTCTCCGTTATAAGCCGCTTCCAGTTTTGCGATGTCGATCTTGTCCATTTGAAGCATAGCTTGCATCACTCTTTGCGACTTTTGCGGATCTTTATCCTGCAAATATGCGCCTAAAATCGGAGGAATGATCTGCCAGCTGACTCCGAACTTGTCTTTCACCCAACCGCATTGCTGTTTCACTCCTCCTAAGGAAAGTTTTTCCCAATATTCGTCGATTTCTTCCTGCGTATCGCAACGGACGAAAAAGGAAATCCCTTCGGTGAACGTGAACGCATGCGCAAGCCCGCTATCCATCGCCATAAAATTCTGACCGGCTATCGTAAAGTCCGCCCGTTTGACGGTTCCTTCTTTTTCGCCGGACTGATCGTTTGCGGAAAAATGTTGGATGGTTCCGATTTTGGAATTCGGAAATTGGGAAGCGTAAAAACGAATCGCTTCTTCCGCCTTACCGTGTTTGTCTCCTACGAACAATAGGAAAGGAATGATGCTCTGTTCTTGCT
This genomic window contains:
- a CDS encoding VOC family protein codes for the protein MQKISPFLMFNNNLGEATELYTSSFPDAKVSGVAKAGNQVMSATFSIYGKELLSFNGGPHFRFTPAVSLFVNCKTEQEVNQLWNKLKEGGSVLMELGAYPFSERFGWLQDKCGVSWQIHLSKQEQSIIPFLLFVGDKHGKAEEAIRFYASQFPNSKIGTIQHFSANDQSGEKEGTVKRADFTIAGQNFMAMDSGLAHAFTFTEGISFFVRCDTQEEIDEYWEKLSLGGVKQQCGWVKDKFGVSWQIIPPILGAYLQDKDPQKSQRVMQAMLQMDKIDIAKLEAAYNGD